One part of the Flavobacterium johnsoniae UW101 genome encodes these proteins:
- the pafA gene encoding alkaline phosphatase PafA codes for MKKSILLLALFVITSLSAQQRPKLVVGIVVDQMKMEYLYRFSDDFSPNGFKKLMNDGFTFQNMHYNYMPTYTAPGHASIYTGTTPAIHGIVGNEWFSRTLGKEMYCTDDAGVKTVGDGTAEEGAMSPKNLQSTTITDEVRMATNFNGKVIGMSLKDRGAILPAGHFANWAFWYSKTGSFISSTFYGDKLPDWVTEFNNEKNYLKYINKGWDLYKPASVYNESLPDNNPYEGKLYGSAAPVFPYDLKSMYEKNDAGVIRATPFGNDLLAEFAKRAIEKEELGKDNITDFLTVSFSSTDYVGHLLGPRSMELQDTYLRLDQTIADFLAYLDKTVGKGNYLLFLTADHAGAENVIYLKDRKYNVDNYPSKEVKKTLQDFSVKTFGVDLIQNYSNFNVFFNKQIIKEKGLELLKVKQAFKEFLITQPQVKKVYTEEEVLANTGNDYALNFVAKGYDVTQNGDLVIVDKPGMIEYTPTGTSHGTIYSYDTHVPAIFYGWNIKKGESYDKKAITEIAPTIAQKIKVTFPNGTEAKVMTEVLDNKK; via the coding sequence ATGAAGAAAAGTATTTTACTGTTGGCACTTTTTGTTATCACAAGTTTGAGTGCACAACAACGTCCTAAATTAGTTGTGGGTATAGTTGTCGATCAAATGAAAATGGAATATTTATATCGATTTTCTGATGATTTTTCTCCAAACGGCTTTAAGAAATTAATGAATGATGGATTTACTTTCCAGAATATGCATTACAATTATATGCCAACTTACACTGCCCCTGGACATGCTTCAATTTATACTGGTACAACACCAGCTATTCATGGAATTGTTGGTAATGAATGGTTCAGCAGAACTCTTGGAAAAGAAATGTATTGTACCGATGATGCAGGAGTTAAAACTGTAGGTGACGGTACAGCAGAAGAAGGTGCAATGTCTCCTAAAAATCTTCAAAGTACAACAATTACAGATGAAGTTAGAATGGCTACTAATTTTAATGGAAAAGTAATTGGAATGAGCTTAAAAGATCGTGGAGCTATATTACCGGCTGGTCATTTTGCTAATTGGGCATTTTGGTATAGTAAAACTGGTTCATTTATTTCTAGTACTTTTTATGGCGATAAACTGCCTGATTGGGTTACTGAATTCAATAATGAAAAAAACTACTTAAAATACATTAATAAGGGATGGGATTTGTACAAACCTGCTTCGGTTTACAATGAAAGTCTTCCTGATAATAATCCTTATGAAGGAAAATTATATGGAAGTGCTGCACCAGTTTTTCCATATGATTTAAAATCAATGTATGAGAAAAATGATGCTGGAGTTATCCGTGCTACTCCTTTTGGAAATGATTTGCTGGCTGAATTTGCTAAAAGAGCAATCGAGAAGGAAGAATTAGGAAAAGATAATATTACAGACTTCCTTACTGTTAGTTTCTCTTCTACAGATTACGTTGGCCATTTGCTTGGACCAAGATCAATGGAACTTCAAGATACTTATTTGAGATTGGATCAAACAATTGCTGACTTTTTAGCTTATCTTGATAAAACGGTTGGTAAAGGGAATTATTTACTTTTCTTAACAGCAGATCATGCAGGTGCAGAAAATGTAATTTATTTAAAGGATCGCAAGTATAATGTTGATAATTACCCTTCAAAAGAAGTTAAGAAAACTCTTCAGGATTTTTCTGTAAAAACTTTTGGGGTGGATTTGATCCAGAATTATTCAAACTTTAATGTTTTCTTCAATAAACAAATTATTAAAGAAAAAGGATTAGAACTTTTAAAAGTAAAGCAAGCTTTTAAAGAGTTTTTAATTACACAGCCACAAGTTAAAAAAGTGTATACAGAAGAAGAAGTTTTAGCTAATACTGGGAATGATTATGCTCTTAATTTTGTTGCAAAAGGCTATGATGTTACACAAAATGGTGATTTAGTAATTGTTGATAAACCAGGTATGATAGAATATACTCCAACAGGAACCTCACACGGAACAATTTACAGTTATGATACCCATGTTCCGGCTATTTTCTATGGCTGGAATATTAAGAAAGGCGAGTCTTACGATAAAAAAGCCATTACGGAAATTGCTCCAACGATAGCTCAAAAGATTAAAGTTACTTTCCCAAATGGAACTGAAGCAAAAGTTATGACTGAAGTTTTAGATAATA